In Terrirubrum flagellatum, a genomic segment contains:
- a CDS encoding hydantoinase/oxoprolinase family protein translates to MFQGAEMRLAVDIGGTFTDIVLDVGSDRRTRKVLTTPARPEQAVLDGMRLILADARAHMSDIDVFVHGTTLATNAIIERRGAKTALIATEGFRDVLDIANESRYDQYDLAIEKPKPLTPRELRFTVPERVDAHGAVRLALDEAAVRALAPELRARGIESVAIAFLHSYANPDHEKRAAAILKEELPDVRVTLSSDVCPEVREYERTSTAVANAYVQPLIDGYLARMADALQVEQFRGAIYLVTSGGGVTSIATARRFPVRLVESGPAGGAIFAAGIAARLGESKVLSFDMGGTTAKICLIEKFQPETSRVFEVDRAARFLKGSGLPVRIPVIEMVEIGAGGGSIARVDALKRVTVGPESASSEPGPACYGRGGTRPAVTDADVALGMIDPDAFAGGTIALQPELSKQALLRDIGAPLGLSAETSAYAVHEMVCENMASAARVHAVERGAVVGQHTLIAFGGAAPLHAARVAEKIGVSRVIVPANAGVGSAVGFLAAPIAYELVRSRHVRLDDFDVGAISDLLDEMVKEARALVEPGASGAPVRERRVAFMRYVGQGHEITVELPNRGLTRDDLATLRASFEKDYANLFERPIPGAAIEALSWSVLATTEPRNPARVADVARKPAGKADASRTFFDGRAGKTVEIPLYRREQMAPGATISGPAVIAEDETSTFVSTSFDAHIDGAGSIVMERKAA, encoded by the coding sequence ATGTTTCAGGGAGCCGAAATGCGGCTCGCCGTCGATATCGGCGGCACCTTCACGGATATCGTACTGGATGTCGGCTCCGATCGCCGAACGCGCAAGGTGCTGACCACGCCCGCGCGGCCGGAGCAGGCGGTTCTCGACGGCATGCGCCTTATTCTCGCCGATGCGCGGGCGCATATGTCCGACATCGACGTGTTCGTGCATGGCACGACGCTTGCGACCAACGCCATCATTGAGCGCCGCGGCGCGAAGACGGCGTTGATCGCGACCGAGGGCTTCCGTGATGTGCTCGATATCGCCAACGAAAGCCGTTACGACCAGTATGATCTTGCAATCGAAAAGCCGAAGCCGCTGACGCCGCGCGAGCTGCGCTTCACGGTTCCAGAACGCGTCGATGCTCATGGCGCGGTGCGGCTTGCGCTCGATGAGGCCGCGGTGCGCGCGCTCGCGCCTGAGCTTCGTGCGCGAGGGATCGAAAGCGTCGCCATCGCCTTTCTTCACTCCTACGCTAATCCCGATCATGAGAAACGCGCCGCTGCGATCCTGAAGGAGGAGCTACCGGATGTCAGGGTGACCCTGTCGTCGGACGTCTGCCCCGAGGTGCGCGAATATGAGCGGACTTCGACTGCGGTCGCCAACGCCTATGTGCAGCCGCTCATCGACGGCTATCTCGCGCGCATGGCTGATGCGTTGCAGGTCGAGCAATTTCGCGGCGCAATCTATCTCGTCACATCAGGGGGCGGCGTGACCTCGATCGCGACGGCGCGTCGCTTTCCCGTGCGTCTCGTCGAGTCAGGACCTGCGGGCGGCGCGATCTTCGCTGCCGGGATCGCCGCGCGTCTCGGTGAAAGCAAGGTGCTGTCCTTCGATATGGGCGGCACGACGGCGAAGATCTGTCTGATCGAGAAATTTCAGCCGGAGACCTCGCGCGTGTTCGAGGTTGATCGCGCCGCGCGTTTCCTGAAAGGTTCCGGCCTGCCGGTGCGCATTCCCGTAATCGAGATGGTCGAGATCGGCGCCGGCGGCGGCTCGATCGCACGCGTCGATGCGCTGAAGCGCGTCACGGTCGGGCCGGAAAGCGCGTCGTCGGAGCCGGGACCCGCCTGCTATGGCCGTGGCGGAACAAGGCCTGCAGTCACCGACGCTGACGTCGCGCTTGGCATGATCGATCCCGACGCTTTTGCGGGCGGCACGATCGCGCTGCAGCCCGAGCTGTCGAAGCAGGCGCTGCTGCGCGATATTGGCGCGCCGCTGGGACTGTCGGCGGAAACCTCGGCCTACGCCGTGCACGAAATGGTGTGCGAGAATATGGCGAGCGCGGCGCGCGTGCATGCGGTCGAGCGCGGCGCCGTGGTGGGCCAGCATACGTTGATTGCGTTTGGCGGCGCTGCGCCTTTGCATGCGGCGCGTGTGGCGGAAAAAATCGGCGTGTCCCGCGTGATCGTGCCTGCGAATGCCGGCGTCGGTTCGGCGGTGGGGTTTCTCGCCGCGCCGATCGCCTACGAACTGGTGCGTAGCCGTCACGTCAGGCTCGATGACTTCGATGTCGGCGCGATTTCTGATTTGCTTGATGAGATGGTGAAAGAGGCGCGCGCTCTGGTCGAGCCCGGCGCCAGCGGCGCGCCCGTGCGCGAGCGCCGGGTCGCCTTTATGCGCTATGTCGGACAGGGGCACGAGATCACGGTCGAATTGCCAAACCGTGGGTTGACGCGAGATGATCTTGCGACGCTGCGGGCCTCATTCGAGAAGGATTACGCGAATTTGTTCGAGCGGCCGATTCCGGGCGCCGCGATCGAGGCGCTGAGCTGGTCTGTGCTCGCGACCACAGAGCCGCGCAATCCCGCGCGCGTCGCGGACGTTGCGCGCAAGCCTGCGGGAAAAGCTGACGCCAGCCGCACTTTCTTCGATGGCCGCGCCGGGAAAACCGTGGAGATTCCCCTGTACCGCCGTGAGCAGATGGCGCCGGGCGCGACCATCTCCGGCCCCGCCGTCATCGCGGAGGATGAAACCTCGACATTCGTCTCGACGAGCTTCGACGCCCATATCGACGGCGCCGGCAGCATCGTCATGGAACGGAAGGCGGCCTGA
- a CDS encoding shikimate dehydrogenase yields the protein MIDGHTTLIAHLGYPTATFKAPMIYNPYFEKAGINAVVVPMGVKADAYPAFLKAVFGLSNIRGALVTMPHKVTTVALMDEVTTAVKIAGACNAILLREDGSLLGDLFDGEGFVRGVKRKGRRVEGASALVVGSGGVGSAIAASLAGAGVARLGLFDVDPKSAEALAGRLRAHYPALALEAGGRDPAGFDIVVNATPLGMKESDPLPMDVARIALETFVGEVVMKQEITPFLAAARAKGCDTQIGTDMLFEQIPAYLEFFGFPSTTAAELRAVAKISY from the coding sequence ATGATTGACGGGCACACGACCCTCATCGCGCATCTCGGCTATCCCACGGCGACCTTCAAGGCGCCGATGATCTACAATCCCTATTTCGAGAAGGCTGGGATCAACGCCGTCGTCGTGCCCATGGGCGTCAAGGCGGACGCCTATCCCGCGTTCCTGAAAGCGGTGTTCGGCTTGAGCAACATTCGCGGCGCGCTGGTGACGATGCCGCACAAGGTGACGACGGTCGCGCTGATGGACGAGGTGACGACGGCGGTGAAGATCGCCGGCGCCTGCAACGCCATTCTGCTGCGCGAGGACGGCTCGCTTCTCGGTGATCTCTTCGATGGCGAAGGTTTCGTGCGCGGCGTCAAGCGCAAGGGCCGCCGCGTTGAAGGCGCGAGCGCGCTCGTCGTCGGCAGCGGCGGCGTCGGCTCGGCCATCGCGGCTTCGCTGGCTGGCGCCGGCGTAGCGCGGCTCGGGCTTTTCGATGTCGATCCGAAATCCGCAGAGGCGCTCGCGGGACGCTTGCGCGCGCATTACCCCGCGCTCGCGCTGGAGGCCGGCGGCCGCGATCCCGCAGGGTTCGATATCGTCGTCAACGCGACGCCGCTCGGCATGAAGGAAAGCGATCCCCTGCCGATGGATGTGGCGCGCATTGCGCTGGAAACATTCGTTGGCGAGGTGGTGATGAAGCAGGAGATCACGCCGTTTCTCGCCGCTGCGCGCGCCAAAGGCTGTGACACGCAGATCGGGACCGACATGCTGTTCGAGCAGATTCCCGCCTATCTCGAATTCTTCGGCTTCCCGTCAACGACCGCCGCCGAGTTGCGAGCGGTGGCGAAGATCAGCTACTGA
- a CDS encoding hydantoinase B/oxoprolinase family protein: MSDVNGANLIDLQIMWNRLIAVVEEQAQVLLRTAFSPIVRECGDLSAGVFDLKGRMLAQAVTGTPGHVNSMAESVKHFIAHFPIGTMKEGDAYITNDPWMGTGHLNDFVVTTPCFKDGKPVALFSCTSHLMDIGGIGFGPDGTDVFMEGLYIPMLKLIDQGVVNETLMAMIRSNTRLPIDTEGDTYSLAGCNDVGCQRLVEMMREFEIDTLDILADHICDRSREAALAEIAKLPKGVWRNSMTVDGYDAPVTLSATLEISESGIHVDYSGTSGASKFGINVPLSYTTAYTVFGLGCVIASQIPNNAGSLAPLTATAPEGCILNAPKPAPVATRHVIGQMLPDVVFGCLRQIIPERVPAEGASCLWNLNVRGQTRSGAGGNYGFSMTVTSNGGTGARFAKDGLSATAYPSGVRGTPVEIAETQTPLIFWRKELRPDSGGAGRTRGGLGQIIEIASGVDAPFEILAAFDRIDHPARGRDGGANGEAGYIGLKSGKKLRGKGFQTVPPGERLVAMTPGGAGIGDPRERAHDQIDEDIASGLVSEQKAAALYGRPV; the protein is encoded by the coding sequence ATGAGCGACGTGAACGGCGCGAACCTCATCGATCTACAGATCATGTGGAACCGGCTGATCGCCGTGGTGGAGGAGCAGGCGCAGGTTCTTCTGCGCACGGCGTTCAGCCCGATCGTGCGCGAATGCGGCGATCTCTCCGCAGGCGTGTTCGATCTCAAGGGGCGCATGCTGGCGCAGGCGGTCACGGGCACGCCAGGCCATGTCAATTCCATGGCGGAGTCGGTGAAGCATTTCATCGCCCATTTTCCGATCGGGACGATGAAGGAAGGCGACGCCTACATCACCAACGATCCCTGGATGGGCACCGGTCATCTCAATGATTTCGTCGTGACCACGCCCTGTTTCAAGGATGGCAAGCCGGTCGCGTTGTTCTCCTGCACCAGCCATCTCATGGATATCGGCGGCATCGGCTTCGGGCCTGACGGCACCGATGTCTTCATGGAAGGGCTTTACATCCCGATGCTGAAGCTCATCGACCAGGGCGTCGTCAATGAGACGCTGATGGCGATGATCCGCAGCAATACGCGTCTGCCGATCGACACTGAAGGCGACACCTATTCGCTCGCCGGCTGCAACGATGTCGGTTGCCAGCGCCTCGTCGAGATGATGCGCGAGTTCGAGATCGATACGCTCGATATTCTTGCCGACCATATCTGCGATCGCTCGCGCGAAGCGGCGCTGGCTGAGATCGCTAAGCTGCCGAAAGGCGTGTGGCGCAACAGCATGACGGTCGATGGTTATGATGCGCCCGTGACATTGTCGGCGACTCTGGAAATTTCCGAGTCTGGAATTCATGTCGATTATAGCGGCACGTCGGGCGCATCGAAATTCGGCATCAATGTTCCATTGTCCTATACGACGGCCTACACGGTTTTCGGCCTCGGCTGCGTGATCGCATCGCAGATTCCGAACAATGCGGGATCTCTCGCGCCGCTGACAGCGACGGCGCCGGAAGGCTGCATTCTCAATGCGCCAAAACCCGCGCCGGTCGCGACACGGCATGTCATCGGGCAGATGCTGCCGGACGTGGTGTTCGGCTGTCTGCGCCAGATCATTCCCGAGCGCGTGCCGGCGGAAGGCGCGTCGTGTCTGTGGAATCTCAATGTGCGCGGCCAGACGCGCAGCGGCGCCGGCGGCAATTATGGATTCTCGATGACCGTCACCAGCAATGGCGGCACCGGCGCGCGCTTTGCGAAAGACGGGCTCTCAGCCACCGCCTATCCCAGCGGCGTGCGCGGCACGCCGGTCGAGATTGCGGAGACGCAGACGCCGCTGATCTTCTGGCGCAAGGAGCTGAGGCCGGATTCAGGCGGCGCCGGCCGCACGCGCGGCGGGCTCGGCCAGATCATCGAGATCGCAAGCGGCGTCGACGCGCCGTTCGAAATTCTCGCGGCGTTCGACCGCATCGATCATCCCGCGCGCGGCCGCGATGGCGGCGCCAACGGCGAGGCGGGATATATTGGTCTGAAATCGGGAAAGAAGCTGCGCGGCAAGGGTTTCCAGACCGTTCCGCCGGGCGAGAGGCTGGTGGCGATGACGCCGGGCGGCGCCGGCATCGGCGACCCGCGCGAGCGCGCTCACGATCAGATTGATGAGGACATCGCGAGCGGCCTTGTCTCTGAGCAGAAGGCGGCGGCGCTCTACGGTCGCCCTGTTTAG
- a CDS encoding alpha-ketoacid dehydrogenase subunit beta codes for MSEPRELSYAQAIQEAMAIAMEADERVFLMGEDIGVYGGAFQVTGDLVHRFGEERVMDTPISELGAAGVAVGAAVAGMRPIFEFQFSDFATLAMEQIVNQAAKMRYMLGGSVSVPLVMRFPAGSGTGAAAQHSQSLEAWLAHVPGLKVVQPSTPEDAKGLLLAAVADPDPVMIFEHKLLYKMKGPVPEGHYATPIGKAITRRAGKDVTIVANSIMTHRALEAADKAATEGFDAEVIDLRSLRPIDMPAIIASVKRTSRLICVYEGVKTLGVGAEISAAIAESEAFDYLDAPIIRLGGAEAPLPYNPDLEKAAVPQVENILDAIRRVCGGRA; via the coding sequence ATGAGCGAACCGCGCGAACTGAGTTACGCCCAGGCGATCCAGGAGGCGATGGCGATCGCCATGGAGGCGGATGAACGCGTCTTTCTCATGGGCGAGGATATCGGCGTCTATGGCGGCGCTTTTCAGGTGACAGGCGATCTCGTGCATCGCTTCGGCGAAGAGCGCGTGATGGACACGCCGATCTCGGAGCTGGGCGCGGCCGGCGTCGCGGTCGGCGCCGCTGTCGCCGGCATGCGGCCGATCTTCGAATTCCAGTTCTCCGATTTCGCCACGCTTGCCATGGAGCAGATCGTCAATCAGGCGGCGAAGATGCGCTACATGCTCGGCGGCTCCGTGTCGGTGCCGCTGGTGATGCGCTTTCCCGCAGGCTCCGGCACCGGCGCCGCCGCACAGCACAGCCAGAGTCTGGAAGCGTGGTTGGCGCATGTGCCCGGCTTGAAAGTCGTGCAGCCCTCGACGCCGGAAGATGCGAAGGGGCTGCTGCTCGCGGCGGTCGCCGATCCCGATCCCGTGATGATCTTCGAGCACAAGCTGCTCTACAAGATGAAGGGCCCGGTGCCGGAAGGCCATTACGCCACGCCGATCGGCAAGGCGATCACACGGCGCGCCGGCAAGGACGTCACCATCGTCGCAAATTCGATCATGACGCATCGCGCGCTCGAAGCGGCTGACAAAGCCGCCACAGAAGGATTCGACGCGGAGGTGATTGATCTGCGATCGCTTCGCCCAATCGACATGCCTGCGATTATCGCGAGCGTGAAGCGCACGTCGCGCCTTATCTGCGTCTATGAGGGCGTGAAGACGCTTGGCGTCGGCGCGGAAATTTCCGCGGCTATCGCCGAGAGCGAAGCCTTCGATTATCTCGATGCGCCGATCATCCGCCTCGGCGGCGCGGAAGCGCCCCTGCCCTATAATCCCGATCTTGAAAAAGCCGCTGTGCCGCAGGTCGAAAATATCCTCGATGCGATCCGGCGCGTGTGCGGAGGCCGCGCCTGA
- a CDS encoding acetoin dehydrogenase dihydrolipoyllysine-residue acetyltransferase subunit: MPVEVILPRVDMDMATGRISRWYVENGARVAKDQPIFELETDKAAMEVEAPAAGIIRDIAGVGGGELPVGSTVAWIYGEGEAHAPQAGSTAPEATTRPRASEVSTAASAPILSPHEEKLDAENGVRATPLARRLARENGLDLENISGSGPRGRVQREDILAASVVAKVRAATASDSLRSTSASLHRVWLRRGEGMPLVLIHGFGSDLNSWRALVALLPRGKSILGLDLPGHGESPLGSVATLDDFAAAVEACLAEENISHAILVGHSLGGAVAATIAAHGHVEARGLMLIAPGGLGPEVNRAFIEGFARARSSASVAAWMRELVVDEAAIQSFIAPTAAQRAGGRLGDMQEKLAASLFPDGVQGFSIRDALASLSIPMKIVFGAEDRIIPARHAANVPGSVAQHIFPRVGHMPQIEAKDAVAALLAELMRAAA, translated from the coding sequence ATGCCGGTCGAGGTGATCCTGCCGCGCGTCGACATGGATATGGCGACGGGCCGCATCTCGCGCTGGTATGTGGAGAACGGAGCCCGCGTCGCCAAGGATCAGCCGATCTTCGAGCTTGAGACCGACAAGGCGGCCATGGAGGTCGAGGCGCCCGCCGCCGGGATCATCCGCGACATCGCGGGCGTCGGAGGCGGCGAGCTCCCCGTCGGCAGCACGGTCGCGTGGATTTATGGAGAGGGCGAGGCCCACGCGCCGCAGGCTGGCTCGACAGCGCCCGAGGCGACTACACGACCTCGCGCAAGCGAAGTTTCCACTGCGGCTTCAGCGCCAATACTTTCTCCGCACGAGGAAAAACTTGATGCTGAGAATGGCGTGCGCGCGACGCCGCTGGCGCGTCGGCTGGCGCGCGAGAACGGTCTTGATCTTGAAAACATATCCGGCTCAGGCCCACGCGGCCGCGTCCAGCGCGAGGATATTCTTGCCGCCTCCGTTGTAGCGAAGGTGCGCGCAGCAACAGCATCCGATTCGCTGCGCTCGACAAGCGCTTCGCTCCATCGCGTCTGGCTGCGCCGCGGAGAGGGAATGCCTCTCGTTCTCATTCACGGATTCGGATCTGACCTGAACAGTTGGCGCGCGCTCGTCGCGCTGCTGCCGCGCGGCAAAAGCATCCTTGGGCTTGATCTTCCCGGCCATGGCGAATCACCGCTTGGCTCAGTCGCAACGCTCGATGACTTCGCCGCCGCCGTTGAAGCATGCCTCGCCGAAGAAAATATCTCTCACGCCATTCTGGTCGGACATTCGCTTGGCGGCGCGGTTGCCGCAACCATCGCGGCGCATGGCCATGTCGAGGCGCGCGGGCTGATGCTGATCGCACCGGGAGGGCTTGGCCCCGAAGTCAATCGCGCCTTCATCGAAGGTTTCGCGCGCGCGCGCAGCAGCGCAAGCGTCGCCGCCTGGATGCGGGAACTTGTTGTCGATGAGGCGGCGATCCAGAGCTTCATCGCGCCGACCGCCGCGCAGCGCGCGGGTGGCCGCCTCGGCGATATGCAGGAAAAACTTGCCGCATCGTTATTTCCCGACGGCGTTCAGGGCTTTTCGATCCGCGACGCGCTCGCGTCTCTGTCGATTCCGATGAAGATCGTCTTCGGCGCCGAGGACCGCATCATCCCGGCGCGTCACGCCGCCAATGTGCCCGGCTCCGTCGCGCAGCACATCTTCCCGCGCGTTGGTCACATGCCGCAGATCGAGGCGAAGGACGCCGTCGCTGCGCTGCTTGCCGAGCTGATGCGCGCCGCGGCCTAA
- a CDS encoding thiamine pyrophosphate-dependent dehydrogenase E1 component subunit alpha, whose amino-acid sequence MSTQPAARDGANSPDIYRRLAPDALRDALRKMHLIRRFEESAEQAYMRGLIHGTMHLSIGQEASAVGACMPLGDTDYITSTHRGHGHCIAKGADVKRMFAEFFGKEDGYCRGRGGSMHIADPSKGNLGANGIVGGGIPIAVGAALAIKKRGGGAVAMSFFGDGANNEGAFHEALNIASVWKLPVIFVCENNGYGMSTSTARSTATANVADRASAYAMPGVIVDGNSFADMAQASFDAVERARKGGGPTLIESKTYRIRGHSRSDRNRYRTKDEIEAWQARDPIDRFERELHDLGIIAADEIEAIRASVEEEIEAAIEFAKSSPSPSPAEVERDVYTASAA is encoded by the coding sequence ATGTCGACGCAGCCGGCCGCCCGCGACGGCGCCAACAGTCCCGACATCTATCGCAGGCTGGCGCCTGACGCGTTGCGCGACGCGCTGCGCAAGATGCATCTCATCCGCCGCTTCGAGGAAAGCGCCGAGCAGGCCTATATGCGCGGCCTCATCCACGGCACCATGCATCTCTCGATCGGACAGGAGGCGAGCGCGGTCGGCGCCTGCATGCCGCTCGGCGATACCGACTACATCACGTCGACCCATCGCGGCCACGGTCATTGCATCGCCAAGGGCGCCGACGTGAAGCGCATGTTCGCGGAGTTCTTCGGCAAGGAGGACGGCTATTGTCGCGGTCGCGGCGGCTCGATGCATATCGCCGATCCCTCGAAAGGCAATCTCGGCGCGAACGGAATCGTCGGCGGCGGCATTCCCATCGCAGTCGGCGCCGCGCTCGCCATCAAGAAGCGCGGCGGCGGCGCAGTCGCCATGTCCTTCTTCGGCGACGGCGCCAACAATGAGGGCGCGTTCCACGAGGCGCTCAACATCGCCTCGGTCTGGAAGCTGCCGGTGATCTTCGTCTGCGAGAACAATGGCTACGGCATGTCGACCTCGACCGCGCGCTCGACTGCGACGGCGAATGTCGCCGACCGCGCCAGCGCCTATGCGATGCCGGGCGTGATCGTCGACGGCAACAGCTTCGCCGACATGGCGCAGGCTTCGTTCGATGCGGTGGAGCGCGCGCGCAAGGGCGGCGGGCCCACGCTGATCGAGAGCAAGACCTATCGCATCCGCGGCCATTCGCGCAGCGACCGCAACCGCTATCGCACCAAGGACGAGATCGAAGCCTGGCAGGCGCGCGATCCCATCGATCGTTTCGAGCGCGAGCTGCATGATCTCGGAATCATCGCTGCTGACGAAATCGAGGCGATCCGCGCCAGCGTTGAGGAGGAGATCGAAGCCGCCATCGAATTCGCGAAGAGCAGCCCCTCGCCTTCGCCCGCGGAAGTCGAGCGCGACGTCTACACCGCGAGCGCGGCATGA
- a CDS encoding transcriptional regulator GutM, producing MAFWQTALIALAIVWGVQMVGVWLQMRHYRDIMGSISATWSDGRVGAGNARSLFGKGVILVLVVGPDDIVRRLLVMEGRSVFAKFKPLPEFEGRRLDSLRDSAFGENEKGRAQALAAAIAQIDRVANESKTESGARLATA from the coding sequence ATGGCGTTCTGGCAGACCGCGCTCATCGCCCTCGCCATCGTCTGGGGCGTGCAGATGGTCGGCGTCTGGCTGCAGATGCGCCATTACCGCGACATCATGGGATCGATCTCCGCGACCTGGTCGGATGGCCGGGTCGGCGCCGGCAATGCGCGCAGCCTGTTCGGCAAGGGCGTTATTCTCGTGCTCGTCGTCGGCCCCGATGACATCGTGCGCCGCCTCCTCGTGATGGAAGGCCGCAGCGTCTTCGCGAAATTCAAGCCGCTGCCGGAATTCGAAGGCCGCAGACTCGACAGCCTGCGCGACAGCGCATTCGGCGAGAATGAAAAAGGCCGCGCGCAGGCGCTGGCGGCGGCGATCGCGCAGATCGATCGCGTGGCGAATGAGTCGAAAACAGAGAGCGGCGCGCGACTGGCGACCGCCTGA
- a CDS encoding homoserine dehydrogenase, protein MPHIEQLGFAAELAARVDKHGPITIGLAGAGQMGTDIVVEVSLMPGVRIGAISEIQPQVAIDAAVMAGHAREDIVSAAKAADIDRAIEAGKVAVTEDFHALCAAGRIDVVIDATGNPNVGALVALETMKHGKHIVMLNVEADITIGRFLKEEAKKSGVIYTGAAGDEPACTVEMIGFCQSLGFDIVAAGKGKNNPLKFDATPDEYEAEAKARNMNARMLVEFVDGSKTMVEMVAVANATGLVPDVPGMHGPKATREELAQVLCEKSDGGILSKSGCVDYSIGKGVAPGVFCIVKPRHPRVLERMTDLKVGPGPCYSLLRPYHLTSLETPLSAARAVVLGKADMQPLDRPVAECVAVAKRDLQPGQTLGKIGEYDYRGFAMTWSEARDAGALPLGLAEKAKVTKPIKAGEKLSYDNCTPDDGLVITQIRRRLDQSDSRFMAA, encoded by the coding sequence ATGCCTCACATCGAACAGTTGGGTTTCGCGGCGGAGCTCGCAGCGCGGGTCGACAAGCATGGGCCGATCACGATCGGGCTCGCTGGCGCCGGCCAGATGGGCACCGACATCGTCGTCGAGGTCTCGCTCATGCCGGGCGTGCGCATCGGCGCGATTTCCGAAATCCAGCCGCAGGTCGCGATCGACGCGGCCGTGATGGCGGGTCATGCGCGCGAAGACATCGTGTCCGCAGCGAAGGCCGCCGACATCGATCGCGCCATCGAGGCCGGCAAGGTCGCGGTGACGGAGGATTTCCACGCGCTCTGCGCCGCCGGCCGCATCGATGTGGTGATCGATGCGACGGGCAATCCCAATGTCGGCGCGCTCGTCGCGCTGGAGACGATGAAGCATGGCAAGCATATCGTCATGCTCAACGTCGAGGCCGACATCACGATCGGCCGATTCCTGAAAGAGGAGGCGAAGAAGTCTGGCGTCATCTACACCGGCGCCGCGGGCGATGAACCCGCCTGCACGGTCGAGATGATCGGCTTCTGCCAGAGCCTCGGCTTCGACATCGTCGCCGCCGGCAAAGGCAAGAACAATCCGCTGAAATTCGACGCGACGCCGGATGAGTACGAAGCCGAAGCGAAGGCGCGCAACATGAATGCGCGCATGCTGGTCGAATTCGTCGACGGCTCGAAGACGATGGTCGAGATGGTCGCGGTCGCGAACGCGACGGGTCTCGTTCCCGATGTGCCCGGCATGCACGGACCGAAGGCGACGCGCGAAGAGCTCGCGCAGGTGCTGTGCGAGAAATCCGACGGCGGAATCCTGAGCAAATCAGGCTGCGTCGACTATTCCATCGGCAAGGGCGTTGCGCCCGGCGTGTTCTGCATCGTCAAGCCGCGCCATCCGCGCGTGCTCGAACGTATGACCGATCTCAAGGTCGGTCCCGGCCCCTGCTACAGCCTGCTCAGGCCCTATCATCTCACAAGTCTGGAAACGCCTCTCTCCGCTGCGCGCGCGGTCGTGCTTGGCAAGGCCGACATGCAGCCGCTCGATCGTCCCGTCGCCGAATGCGTCGCGGTGGCGAAGCGCGATCTCCAGCCGGGACAGACGCTCGGCAAGATCGGCGAATATGATTATCGCGGCTTCGCCATGACATGGTCCGAGGCGCGCGACGCCGGCGCATTGCCGCTCGGCCTTGCGGAAAAGGCGAAGGTCACGAAGCCGATCAAGGCTGGCGAGAAGCTCTCTTACGACAATTGCACGCCGGACGACGGCCTCGTGATCACGCAGATCCGCCGTCGTCTCGATCAAAGCGATTCCCGATTCATGGCGGCCTGA
- a CDS encoding DUF4202 domain-containing protein: MMQRDDRLAAVMAEIDAANARDPNHVAIDGKAEPAELVYARRMSATLTRLAPDASEHLRIAARGQHIERWTSPRKSYPDGRVGYLKWRRDLKEFHANRVTEIMAAAGYEENDIARVGSLVRKERLKIDPEAQMLEDVVCAVFLEHYIEDFLAKTDEAKLPDILAKTWRKMSPLGHEHALKLALPPAVPRLLEQGLSREAGQ, from the coding sequence ATGATGCAACGGGACGATCGCCTCGCGGCGGTGATGGCGGAAATCGACGCCGCGAATGCGCGCGATCCCAACCATGTCGCGATCGATGGCAAGGCTGAGCCCGCGGAGCTCGTCTATGCCAGGCGAATGAGCGCGACGCTGACGCGCCTCGCTCCGGACGCGTCCGAGCATCTTCGCATCGCCGCGAGAGGCCAGCATATCGAGCGCTGGACCTCGCCGCGCAAGAGCTATCCCGACGGGCGCGTGGGCTATCTGAAATGGCGCAGGGATCTGAAAGAGTTTCACGCCAATCGCGTGACTGAAATCATGGCGGCCGCCGGCTATGAGGAAAATGACATCGCTCGCGTCGGCTCTCTGGTCCGCAAGGAGCGGCTCAAGATCGATCCTGAAGCCCAAATGCTGGAGGATGTGGTCTGCGCCGTGTTCCTTGAACATTACATCGAGGACTTCCTGGCCAAGACCGATGAGGCCAAGCTCCCTGACATCCTCGCGAAGACATGGCGGAAAATGTCGCCGCTGGGGCATGAGCATGCGTTGAAGCTTGCGCTGCCGCCGGCGGTCCCGCGCCTGCTTGAGCAAGGTCTGTCGCGCGAAGCCGGGCAATGA
- the rpiB gene encoding ribose 5-phosphate isomerase B, producing MTTNNRIVLSSDHAAIQLRQAIAAHIAAKGWIVVDIGPTTPESTHYPKHGEAAARLVASGDCRFGVILCGTGQGIMMAANKVKGVRCGVCADTFSARMIRQHNDANMLSIGARVVGEGLALDIVDAFLNAEFEGGRHATRVEMIGALED from the coding sequence ATGACAACCAACAACCGCATCGTCCTCTCCAGCGACCACGCCGCCATTCAGCTCCGGCAGGCCATCGCGGCTCATATCGCGGCGAAGGGCTGGATCGTCGTCGACATCGGGCCGACGACGCCGGAAAGCACGCATTATCCCAAGCATGGCGAAGCGGCGGCGCGGCTCGTCGCGTCGGGCGACTGCCGGTTCGGCGTCATCCTGTGCGGCACCGGCCAGGGCATCATGATGGCGGCGAACAAGGTGAAGGGCGTTCGCTGCGGCGTCTGCGCCGACACATTCTCGGCCCGCATGATCCGTCAGCATAACGACGCCAACATGCTGTCGATCGGCGCGCGCGTGGTGGGCGAAGGGCTGGCGCTCGATATCGTGGATGCGTTCCTCAACGCCGAGTTCGAGGGCGGCCGACATGCGACGCGGGTGGAGATGATCGGAGCGCTGGAGGACTGA